A single genomic interval of Bacteroidota bacterium harbors:
- a CDS encoding GNAT family N-acetyltransferase, with protein MIKFRYAGINDSDLLLNWANDDFVRKNSFNQNKITITEHTSWLNTILNSATDLIYIFSNKDIPVGTVNIRLKNNETVIGISVDRTFRGKGYGALMLTLATNNYFDLKKIESIFAYIKKSNSGSIKTFLKANFTIGEELWINESECLRLFLTNGDQH; from the coding sequence ATGATTAAATTCAGATATGCGGGAATAAATGATTCCGACTTGTTACTCAATTGGGCTAATGATGATTTTGTCAGAAAAAATTCATTTAACCAGAATAAAATAACCATTACCGAACATACATCCTGGCTAAATACTATACTCAATTCGGCTACAGACCTGATTTATATATTCAGCAACAAAGATATTCCGGTTGGAACTGTAAATATCCGACTGAAAAATAATGAAACTGTAATAGGAATATCAGTAGATAGGACATTCAGGGGAAAAGGATATGGTGCATTAATGCTAACTTTGGCAACAAACAACTACTTTGATTTAAAGAAAATTGAGAGCATTTTTGCTTATATAAAAAAATCTAATTCAGGCTCAATAAAAACTTTTTTAAAGGCAAACTTTACCATTGGTGAAGAGCTCTGGATAAATGAATCAGAGTGTTTAAGGTTATTTTTAACAAATGGAGATCAACATTAA
- the pseF gene encoding pseudaminic acid cytidylyltransferase, whose product MKYRSLAIIPARGNSKRIPGKNIRNFMGSPIISYSIRAAIESNCFDEVMVSTDDDKIADVAKKHGAKVPFMRSEKNSDDHSTTADVLIEVLEYYKKENNDFIYACCIYPTAPFVTPERLNEARQLLINNKSDSVVPVTLFSYPIFRSLKIENDKLQMIWPGYSNKRSQDLPKAYHDCGQFYFLDVKKFMKNKKIFSDNTIPIIIPESEVQDIDNEEDWKMAETKYSLLRKMNT is encoded by the coding sequence ATGAAATACAGATCACTTGCCATAATTCCTGCCCGCGGAAACAGTAAAAGAATTCCCGGCAAGAACATTAGGAATTTTATGGGCTCCCCTATAATCAGCTACTCCATACGGGCAGCTATTGAATCGAACTGTTTTGATGAGGTGATGGTATCGACTGATGACGATAAAATAGCTGATGTGGCAAAAAAACACGGAGCAAAGGTTCCGTTCATGCGTTCTGAAAAAAATTCTGACGACCATTCCACTACAGCTGATGTATTGATAGAAGTACTGGAATATTACAAAAAAGAAAATAATGATTTTATTTATGCATGCTGCATTTATCCCACCGCTCCGTTTGTAACACCTGAACGTTTAAATGAAGCCAGGCAATTGCTGATTAATAATAAATCTGATTCTGTTGTACCCGTAACTTTATTCAGCTATCCTATATTCAGGTCATTAAAAATTGAGAATGATAAACTGCAAATGATATGGCCCGGGTACTCAAACAAACGCTCACAGGATCTTCCAAAAGCTTACCATGATTGTGGACAATTTTATTTCCTTGACGTAAAAAAATTTATGAAAAATAAAAAAATATTTTCTGACAATACAATACCTATTATTATTCCTGAATCAGAAGTACAGGACATAGATAATGAAGAAGATTGGAAGATGGCTGAAACAAAATATAGTTTGCTCAGAAAAATGAATACATAA
- a CDS encoding N-acetyl sugar amidotransferase has product MLYCRKCVCPKSSAVPLAFDKSGICSACNTAGQRTEIDWERRKKLFERLIEDYRNKDGANYDCIIPVSGGKDSYFQIHIIKKVYNLNPLLVTYHGNNYTPTGMKNLLNMREVFGVDHIFFTPSIEVLKTMNRLGMLIMGDMNWHAHAGIFTYPIQVAVQQNIPLMIWGEHGFMDLGGMHSYSDLVEFTYRYRHEHCLRGFEWFDFLEKAKNYGEKLEKKNLLPWMYPGDTDIEKIGVRGIYISNFFKWEANEHGKLMQELYGFKEAEEPFERTYRKMSNLDDMHENGIHDYLKYIKFGYGRATDHVSKDIRAGKMTREEGIQIVKKLDHIKPRDLYRWLPYVGWTEEYFDKVADSFRDPRVWWKDKNDNWVKDNIWN; this is encoded by the coding sequence ATGTTATATTGCAGGAAATGCGTTTGTCCGAAAAGTTCAGCCGTACCTCTCGCCTTTGATAAGTCGGGAATTTGTTCTGCCTGTAATACTGCCGGACAAAGAACAGAAATTGACTGGGAAAGACGAAAAAAATTATTTGAACGCCTAATCGAAGATTATCGGAATAAAGATGGCGCCAATTATGATTGTATCATTCCGGTAAGTGGAGGAAAAGACAGCTACTTTCAGATTCACATAATTAAAAAAGTATATAACCTTAACCCGCTCCTCGTTACTTATCATGGTAATAATTACACGCCAACAGGCATGAAGAACCTTCTTAACATGAGGGAAGTATTTGGGGTAGATCATATTTTCTTTACCCCAAGTATAGAAGTATTAAAAACAATGAATCGATTGGGAATGCTGATAATGGGAGACATGAACTGGCATGCGCATGCAGGCATTTTTACCTATCCCATCCAGGTTGCCGTTCAACAAAATATTCCTTTAATGATCTGGGGCGAACACGGCTTTATGGATTTGGGAGGTATGCACTCTTACTCCGACCTTGTTGAATTTACATACCGATACAGACATGAACATTGCCTGAGGGGATTTGAATGGTTTGACTTTCTCGAAAAAGCAAAAAACTATGGAGAAAAACTGGAAAAGAAAAATCTTCTTCCATGGATGTATCCGGGCGACACGGATATAGAGAAAATTGGGGTTCGGGGAATTTACATTTCAAATTTCTTTAAATGGGAAGCCAATGAGCATGGTAAGCTTATGCAGGAATTATATGGCTTTAAAGAAGCCGAAGAACCATTTGAACGAACTTACAGAAAAATGTCAAACCTTGACGATATGCATGAGAATGGCATTCATGATTATTTGAAATACATTAAGTTTGGCTATGGACGGGCAACTGACCATGTTTCTAAAGATATAAGGGCAGGTAAAATGACCAGAGAAGAAGGGATTCAGATTGTGAAAAAACTAGACCATATAAAACCCAGGGATCTTTATAGATGGCTTCCCTATGTAGGGTGGACAGAAGAATATTTTGACAAAGTGGCGGATTCCTTCCGTGACCCCAGGGTTTGGTGGAAAGACAAAAATGACAATTGGGTAAAAGATAATATCTGGAATTAA
- the pseI gene encoding pseudaminic acid synthase, producing the protein MEININNIKIGSDYKPFIIAEMSGNHNRSLERAISIVDAAAAAGAHAIKLQTYTADTLTIKGSYTIADKNSLWYGKELYDLYQEAYTPWEWHEALYKRAKEKDIICFSTPFDESSVDFLEKLGNPIYKIASFENNYQHLLQKVAKTGKPVVMSTGISTKNELSESVDILKKHGCKELILLKCTSSYPASPEASNLNTIPDMKKFFNCHIGLSDHTLGIGTAVAAVALGAVAIEKHFTLDRSEGGVDSAFSMEPNELKQLVEETKRAWLSLGHISYEISKEEEKSRTFKRSIYASSDIKNGENITNNNIRIIRPGFGLAPKYYEEIIGKTANTNINRGTPITWDLIS; encoded by the coding sequence ATGGAGATCAACATTAACAATATTAAAATCGGTTCTGATTATAAGCCTTTTATCATTGCCGAAATGAGTGGCAACCACAACCGCTCGCTTGAAAGGGCTATCTCGATTGTGGATGCAGCCGCAGCCGCCGGAGCACATGCAATAAAGCTCCAAACTTATACCGCTGACACCCTGACGATCAAAGGATCTTATACTATAGCCGATAAAAATTCATTATGGTATGGAAAAGAATTATATGATCTCTATCAGGAAGCATACACCCCCTGGGAGTGGCACGAAGCACTTTATAAAAGGGCTAAAGAAAAAGATATAATTTGTTTTAGCACTCCCTTTGATGAGTCATCAGTTGACTTTCTTGAAAAGCTTGGTAACCCAATATATAAAATCGCGTCATTTGAAAACAACTATCAGCATTTATTGCAAAAAGTTGCAAAAACGGGTAAGCCGGTTGTCATGTCAACGGGTATTAGTACGAAAAATGAACTTTCCGAGTCGGTTGACATATTGAAGAAACATGGATGTAAAGAACTTATTTTACTCAAATGTACGAGCAGCTATCCTGCGTCGCCTGAAGCAAGCAATCTCAACACAATCCCTGACATGAAAAAATTTTTCAATTGTCACATAGGTTTGTCTGACCATACCTTGGGTATCGGAACAGCTGTTGCTGCAGTTGCATTAGGCGCCGTCGCTATTGAAAAACATTTTACGCTTGACCGGTCCGAAGGAGGAGTTGACAGCGCCTTTTCCATGGAACCTAACGAGTTGAAACAACTGGTTGAAGAAACGAAAAGAGCATGGCTTTCACTTGGTCACATTAGTTATGAAATAAGCAAAGAGGAAGAAAAATCAAGAACTTTTAAAAGATCGATCTATGCATCGTCAGATATAAAGAATGGAGAGAATATAACAAATAATAATATCCGGATCATACGACCTGGTTTTGGTTTAGCACCCAAATATTACGAAGAGATTATTGGTAAAACCGCGAATACAAATATTAACAGAGGAACTCCTATAACATGGGATTTGATCTCATAA
- the hisH gene encoding imidazole glycerol phosphate synthase subunit HisH, translating into MLGIIDYGMGNLKSVTNALNFLKIKNKIVNDPDSFKMCDKYILPGVGAFGMAINNIKNAPYYNTLIEECFIKKKSILGLCLGMQLFFDESQEHGLFTGLGFMKGKVEPLSSITHKLQIPHIGWNTIVAHPSSLLFKNIKPEEMAFYFVHSYYCKVEDEKAKCSNTVYGKSFTAAVEKENFYGCQFHPEKSQRSGLKVLANFYNQ; encoded by the coding sequence ATGCTGGGAATTATTGACTATGGTATGGGGAACTTGAAGTCTGTAACAAATGCTTTAAATTTTTTGAAAATAAAAAACAAAATTGTTAATGACCCGGACTCATTTAAAATGTGTGATAAATACATACTCCCTGGCGTTGGTGCGTTTGGAATGGCTATAAATAATATTAAAAATGCGCCCTATTATAATACATTAATTGAAGAGTGTTTTATCAAGAAAAAATCAATTCTGGGACTTTGTTTAGGCATGCAGTTGTTCTTTGATGAAAGCCAGGAACATGGGCTATTCACAGGCTTAGGATTCATGAAGGGAAAAGTCGAACCGCTTTCTTCCATAACTCATAAACTTCAGATTCCTCACATCGGCTGGAATACAATCGTTGCCCATCCCTCCTCTTTGCTTTTTAAAAACATCAAGCCGGAAGAAATGGCTTTCTATTTTGTCCATAGTTATTATTGTAAAGTGGAAGATGAAAAAGCAAAATGCAGCAATACCGTATATGGCAAATCGTTCACTGCAGCTGTGGAAAAAGAAAATTTCTACGGATGCCAGTTTCATCCCGAAAAAAGCCAGCGAAGCGGATTAAAAGTTCTGGCTAATTTTTATAATCAATAA
- the hisF gene encoding imidazole glycerol phosphate synthase subunit HisF: MVKTRIIPVLYIKNGLIVRSESFSCHQVIGNVINEATRYNEWNVDELIYIDISRTSDYDLGRDDHKISSYKTIEEIIEKISEICFMPLTFGGGIRSLNQIDFLIKNGADKITLNSAAINNPDLIQKSAEKYGSQAIVISIDYSVIDNKPVIFTNFGQNNTSINPLDWMKEIEKLGAGEVFLNSIDRDGKACGFDIDFIGSAVEHTSLPVIACGGAGSEYDFLELAKTTKVSAIAAGNWFHFVEHSYSRVKQVLKKNGINVR, encoded by the coding sequence ATGGTTAAAACACGAATTATTCCGGTTCTATATATTAAAAATGGCCTGATAGTCCGCAGCGAATCATTTTCCTGTCATCAGGTGATAGGGAATGTCATAAATGAAGCCACCAGGTACAATGAATGGAATGTTGACGAGCTTATATATATTGATATAAGCAGAACATCGGATTATGACCTGGGAAGGGACGATCACAAAATAAGCTCCTACAAGACTATCGAAGAGATCATTGAAAAGATATCTGAAATATGTTTTATGCCATTGACCTTCGGCGGAGGAATCAGAAGTCTGAATCAAATAGATTTTTTAATAAAAAATGGTGCGGATAAAATTACATTAAACTCGGCTGCAATAAATAATCCTGATCTAATACAAAAGTCAGCCGAAAAATATGGTTCACAGGCCATCGTAATATCAATCGATTATAGTGTCATCGACAACAAGCCGGTAATTTTTACTAATTTTGGACAAAACAATACGTCTATTAATCCGCTCGATTGGATGAAAGAGATCGAAAAATTAGGTGCAGGGGAAGTATTTTTAAATTCAATTGATCGAGATGGAAAAGCATGCGGCTTTGACATTGATTTTATCGGATCAGCTGTTGAACACACATCTTTACCGGTAATTGCATGCGGAGGAGCCGGTAGTGAATATGACTTTCTGGAGCTTGCAAAGACCACTAAAGTTTCAGCTATTGCAGCAGGAAATTGGTTTCACTTTGTTGAACACAGTTATTCCAGGGTAAAACAAGTACTAAAGAAGAATGGTATCAATGTCAGATAA